In Candidatus Rokuibacteriota bacterium, the genomic stretch AGACGGAGAGATCGGTCACGTCAAGGACGTCCTCGTCGACGACAAGGCCTGGGCCATCCGTTACCTGGTCGTCGACACCGAGCATTGGTGGGCGGGCAAGACAGTGTTGGTGTCACCGGGATGGCTCACCCGGGTGGCGTGGGACGAGTCGAAGACGCTCTTCTGCATCGTCACAGCGGTCGGCGACGCGGGAGCCGCGGGTCGACCTGTCCCCGGCGAGCGGACCCATCACAACGCCGGTTTCGCCCAGGCGTCGGACCGGGACGCTTGATCACGTCCCCGTCCTCGAAGATCTCGTGCACCATCCGCCCGAACTTGTTCGGCCGGCGCCAGCAACCAGAGAAGCATGCCCAGGAGAGCACGTGCGCGGTTGTCTCCGTGACCGGGACCGAACCTGATGTGCGTGCGAGGAGGCCAGCGATGGCAAAGTGTGGAGTATGTGGTCAGGAACTGGCGGCCGCCGCGCAGCGATTCTGCGATGAGAAGTGCCGAGGCGGGTTCCTCTGGGCTTATTGTCCCTGAGCCTGTCCTGGGCGCGCGACGGACGCTTCCCTGTTCTGCAGTCGCTCCAAGAGCTCGGCGAACGAATAACGCCGAAGAATCGAATTGAACTGACTCCGATAGCTCGAGATAAGGCTTATCCCATTCACCGCGACGTCATACACGGCCCATCGCCCGTCGGATTCGAGCAAGCGGTATTCGATCGCAACGTTCCCGCCTCTACCACCGGTCATGCGGGACCGTACCTGCGCGTACGAGCCATTGATGGACTCACCCTGGAAAGGTGATCGACGCGAGAGGGGAGTTGCCGATGGACGTCAGGTAGGCCCGCTCCAGTAGCTCCGTGAAGAGCCGAACGAACTCTTCCTGCTCTTGCGGGGACCCGTCCTTCCAGTGCTGCGCGAGAATCCGGCGAGACATGTCGTCGAAGTCGAACATCTCTACCGCCGCCTGGCGAATCTCGGCCCGCCGCTTCCCGGCTTGGGTGGCGCTGGCCGACTGCGACTGCACGACGGCCAGCACACGAGAGAGAGACGATTTGACGAGCTCGAGAGGCCCGAGATGGGCGACAGCCGGCTGGGGCTGAGCCTCCTTCATGTCGGTCTGGGCAATGGCGGGAGGCGCGCCGAGCGCGAGCGCGGTGACAAGCGCCACCAGCCCGGAGAGTCGGCATGCATGCCCCACGAAGACCGTCGGGTTCTCCAATGCCGGCGAGTTCCGTCTGATCCGCAATGCGGCACTCACCGCGGTCGTCTGTACAGCCTGTCTTCGATCCCGAGCGCGGCCAGGGTCTCGGGATTCGCCTGGCCCGTGATTGTGAGGCCTTGCTCGCGCTGGAAGGCGCGCAGCGCCGAGGCGGTCTCGAAATGCATGATCCCGTTGGTGGCGCCCGGTGCGTAGCCGAAGCTTCTCAACGTCTCCTGCGTGAGCTTCATCTGCTCCACGTACGTGGCAGAGGAATCCACGGGCCGCCGATCGACGCTCGCCAGCGCCTGCGCGCTGTCCACCGGCCCGTCGGTCTGGGTGGCGACCATGTAGAACAAGGCGCCTGAGGCTGCGGCCGCCAGCCCGACGGCACCCAGGAGGTAGCGGCGAAGCATGGGGGTCAGCGGTCCGTGGTCATCGAGTGCGCCACGCGCCGACGAGCGACGTGACGCCCCCGGCCAGCGCGAGGCCCCCGAGAATCGGCGGCAGCGGAATCGTCTTCTGTGTATCCGCGGTGGCCTTGATGGGCCCGAGGTTCAGCACCGTCTCGCGGCTCGTGTACGTGATGCCCTGGTATGCGAGGGACACCAGGCCCACCGCGATGAGCACTATCCCGATGATGATGAGCGGAAGTTTCATAGAGTGTCTCCTTTCGACTGCTCTCCCACTCTATCCGTCGCCATCTCCCTTCCCTATTGGACCTTGGTCCAGTCGATTGCCGTCCCCACTGACCACTCCACGGATCGCATCGAGCAAGAGCTCGTCGTTGAATGGCTTCCAAAGGTACGCGACCGCTCCGGATTTTTCGGCGCGCTCGCGCGTTAGGAGATCGCTATGGGCGCTGATGAAGATGATCGGGATGACGACCCGGTCGGCGGTCAACTGCGCCTGAAGCTCGAAACCGCTCATCCCGCCTTTCAGGTGGA encodes the following:
- a CDS encoding response regulator, whose amino-acid sequence is MPNTIRLISIVDDDHSVRRALRRLVQFAGFTAETFASAEDFLSSASLVRTACLVLDIHLKGGMSGFELQAQLTADRVVIPIIFISAHSDLLTRERAEKSGAVAYLWKPFNDELLLDAIRGVVSGDGNRLDQGPIGKGDGDG
- a CDS encoding ABC transporter substrate-binding protein codes for the protein MSAALRIRRNSPALENPTVFVGHACRLSGLVALVTALALGAPPAIAQTDMKEAQPQPAVAHLGPLELVKSSLSRVLAVVQSQSASATQAGKRRAEIRQAAVEMFDFDDMSRRILAQHWKDGSPQEQEEFVRLFTELLERAYLTSIGNSPLASITFPG
- a CDS encoding DUF3185 domain-containing protein; translation: MKLPLIIIGIVLIAVGLVSLAYQGITYTSRETVLNLGPIKATADTQKTIPLPPILGGLALAGGVTSLVGAWRTR
- a CDS encoding peptidoglycan-binding domain-containing protein translates to MLRRYLLGAVGLAAAASGALFYMVATQTDGPVDSAQALASVDRRPVDSSATYVEQMKLTQETLRSFGYAPGATNGIMHFETASALRAFQREQGLTITGQANPETLAALGIEDRLYRRPR
- a CDS encoding PRC-barrel domain-containing protein, which translates into the protein MSSAQPCGVLPESLARAGDGGDFHLQTATAVMGYAIWAEDGEIGHVKDVLVDDKAWAIRYLVVDTEHWWAGKTVLVSPGWLTRVAWDESKTLFCIVTAVGDAGAAGRPVPGERTHHNAGFAQASDRDA